One region of Pseudomonas sp. ABC1 genomic DNA includes:
- the ndk gene encoding nucleoside-diphosphate kinase, with the protein MALQRTFSIIKPDAVAKNVIGEITSRFEKAGLRIVASKQLQLSERQAAGFYAEHSERGFFKDLVAFMISGPVIVQVLEGENAIAKNRELMGATNPKEAAAGTIRADFAVSIDENAVHGSDSEASAAREIAYFFAETEINARIR; encoded by the coding sequence ATGGCCCTGCAACGCACCTTCTCCATCATCAAGCCCGACGCCGTCGCCAAGAACGTCATCGGTGAAATCACCAGCCGTTTCGAGAAGGCCGGCCTGCGCATCGTCGCTTCCAAGCAACTGCAACTGTCCGAGCGCCAGGCTGCCGGTTTCTACGCCGAGCACAGCGAGCGCGGTTTCTTCAAGGATCTGGTTGCCTTCATGATCTCCGGTCCGGTCATTGTCCAGGTTCTGGAAGGCGAGAACGCCATCGCCAAGAACCGTGAGCTGATGGGCGCCACCAACCCGAAAGAAGCCGCTGCCGGCACCATCCGCGCTGACTTCGCTGTTTCCATCGACGAGAACGCCGTTCACGGTTCCGACTCCGAGGCTTCCGCCGCTCGCGAGATCGCCTACTTCTTCGCTGAAACCGAAATCAACGCTCGCATCCGCTAA
- the rlmN gene encoding 23S rRNA (adenine(2503)-C(2))-methyltransferase RlmN, which produces MTVSTGKVNLLGLTQPQLESFFDSIGEKRFRAGQVMKWIHHFGVDDFDAMSNIGKALREKLKASAEIRGPEIVSEDISSDGTRKWVVRVASGSCVETVYIPQGGRGTLCVSSQAGCALDCSFCSTGKQGFNSNLTAAEVIGQVWIANKSFGTVPAKIDRAITNVVMMGMGEPLLNFDNVVAAMHIMMDDLGYGISKRKVTLSTSGVVPMIDELAKVIDVSLALSLHAPNDELRDKLVPINRKYPLKMLLEACQRYISHLGEKRFLTIEYTLLEGVNDQPEHARQMIELLAGIECKVNLIPFNPFPHSGYERPSNNAIRRFQDALHKAGFNVTVRTTRGEDIDAACGQLVGQVMDRTRRSERYIAVRELQSDTSVAAGHS; this is translated from the coding sequence ATGACTGTATCGACCGGTAAAGTGAACCTGCTGGGCCTGACCCAGCCGCAACTGGAGAGTTTCTTCGATTCCATCGGGGAGAAGCGTTTCCGTGCCGGTCAGGTCATGAAGTGGATCCACCATTTTGGCGTCGATGATTTCGACGCCATGAGCAACATCGGCAAGGCCTTGCGTGAAAAGCTCAAGGCCTCTGCCGAGATACGCGGTCCGGAAATCGTCAGCGAAGACATTTCCAGCGATGGCACCCGCAAGTGGGTGGTGCGTGTCGCCTCGGGCAGTTGCGTGGAAACCGTCTACATCCCTCAAGGGGGGCGGGGCACGCTGTGTGTATCGTCTCAGGCCGGCTGTGCACTGGACTGCAGCTTCTGCTCGACCGGTAAGCAGGGCTTCAATAGCAACCTCACCGCGGCCGAAGTGATCGGTCAGGTGTGGATCGCCAACAAATCATTCGGAACCGTCCCGGCCAAGATCGATCGGGCCATCACCAACGTGGTGATGATGGGGATGGGTGAGCCGTTACTGAATTTCGACAATGTCGTCGCCGCCATGCACATCATGATGGATGATCTGGGCTACGGCATTTCCAAGCGCAAGGTCACGCTCTCCACCTCGGGCGTGGTACCGATGATCGACGAGTTGGCCAAGGTCATCGATGTGTCCCTGGCGCTGTCGCTGCATGCGCCCAATGACGAACTGCGCGACAAGCTGGTGCCGATCAACCGCAAGTATCCGCTGAAGATGCTGCTGGAGGCTTGCCAGCGTTATATCTCGCACCTCGGCGAGAAGCGTTTCCTGACTATCGAATACACGCTGCTGGAAGGTGTCAACGATCAGCCCGAGCATGCTCGGCAAATGATCGAGCTGTTGGCCGGCATCGAGTGCAAGGTCAATCTGATTCCGTTCAACCCGTTTCCACACTCCGGTTACGAGCGCCCGAGCAACAATGCCATCCGGCGTTTTCAGGATGCCTTGCACAAGGCCGGCTTCAACGTGACGGTGCGCACCACCCGCGGCGAGGACATCGATGCCGCCTGCGGTCAGTTGGTAGGTCAGGTGATGGACCGGACGCGTCGGAGCGAGCGCTATATCGCTGTCCGTGAGTTGCAGAGTGATACATCCGTAGCCGCCGGTCATTCCTGA
- the hscA gene encoding Fe-S protein assembly chaperone HscA, whose amino-acid sequence MALLQIAEPGQSPQPHQRRLAVGIDLGTTNSLVAALRSGVTAPLVDAEGHAILPSAVRYLDDRVVVGREALQAAVVDPFNTVISVKRLMGRGLEDVKYLGGQLPYRFVAGDSQMPFIETVQGPRSPVQISSEILRALRERAEASLGGELVGAVITVPAYFDDAQRQATKDAARLAGLNVLRLLNEPTAAAVAYGLDRQAEGVIAVYDLGGGTFDISILRLSQGVFEVLATGGDTALGGDDFDLAIANWVLEQAGQSSDLAPGAQRSLLQLACAAKERLTQQDTVELTYSGWTGQLTWAIFHELVDPLIARSLKTCRRAVRDAGIELEEISAVVMVGGSTRVPRVRERVGELFQCEPLTDIDPDEVVAIGAAIQAETLAGNNRGGDELLLLDVIPLSLGLETMGGLMEKVIVRNTTIPVARAQEFTTYKDGQTAMMIHVLQGERELISGCRSLARFELRGIPPMVAGAAKVRVAFQVDADGLLSVSAQELTSGVEASIQVKPSYGLSDGEIARMLEESFSKAGEDKVARALREQLVEAQRLLEAVEAALLVDGERLLQPEERLVIDAEVSRMRELLESTDGVAVERQIRKLGQVTDAFAARRLDSTVKAALAGRRLNEIED is encoded by the coding sequence ATGGCCTTACTTCAGATTGCAGAGCCAGGGCAGAGCCCTCAGCCTCACCAGCGGCGCTTGGCCGTCGGCATCGATCTTGGAACCACCAACTCCCTTGTGGCCGCCCTGCGCAGTGGTGTAACCGCGCCGTTGGTCGATGCCGAAGGACATGCCATTCTGCCGTCCGCCGTCCGCTATCTCGACGATCGAGTGGTGGTCGGGCGCGAAGCCTTGCAGGCCGCGGTGGTCGATCCCTTCAATACGGTTATTTCAGTCAAGCGTCTCATGGGGCGCGGGCTCGAAGACGTCAAATACCTCGGCGGGCAATTGCCTTACCGCTTCGTTGCCGGTGATTCGCAGATGCCTTTCATCGAGACCGTGCAGGGGCCGAGAAGCCCGGTGCAGATTTCCTCGGAAATCCTGCGCGCCTTGCGCGAGCGTGCCGAGGCGAGCCTGGGTGGCGAACTGGTCGGTGCGGTGATCACCGTGCCGGCCTATTTCGACGATGCCCAGCGCCAGGCGACCAAGGATGCCGCGCGGTTGGCCGGGCTCAATGTGTTGCGCCTGCTCAACGAGCCTACGGCGGCGGCTGTCGCCTATGGCCTCGACCGTCAGGCTGAGGGTGTGATCGCGGTCTATGACCTGGGCGGCGGGACCTTCGATATTTCCATCCTGCGCTTGAGTCAGGGGGTGTTCGAGGTTCTGGCCACTGGGGGTGACACGGCGCTGGGGGGCGACGATTTCGATCTCGCCATTGCCAATTGGGTCCTGGAGCAGGCCGGCCAGTCCAGCGACCTGGCGCCTGGTGCGCAGCGCTCATTGCTGCAGTTGGCCTGTGCGGCCAAGGAACGCCTGACGCAGCAGGATACCGTCGAGCTGACGTATTCCGGTTGGACGGGACAACTGACGTGGGCGATCTTCCACGAGTTGGTCGATCCGCTGATCGCGCGCAGCCTGAAGACCTGCCGGCGTGCCGTGCGTGATGCCGGCATCGAGCTGGAAGAAATATCCGCAGTGGTCATGGTCGGTGGGTCGACTCGGGTGCCTCGGGTACGCGAGCGGGTTGGCGAGCTGTTTCAGTGCGAACCGCTGACCGATATCGATCCGGACGAAGTGGTTGCCATCGGCGCTGCCATTCAGGCCGAAACCCTGGCGGGCAACAATCGTGGTGGCGACGAGTTGCTGCTGCTGGATGTGATCCCGCTGTCCCTCGGGCTGGAAACCATGGGTGGCCTGATGGAGAAGGTGATCGTGCGCAACACCACCATTCCGGTGGCTCGTGCACAGGAGTTCACCACCTATAAAGACGGCCAGACGGCCATGATGATCCATGTCCTGCAGGGTGAGCGCGAGTTGATCTCAGGCTGCCGGTCGCTGGCGCGTTTCGAGCTGCGTGGTATTCCGCCTATGGTTGCGGGTGCGGCCAAGGTGCGAGTGGCTTTCCAGGTGGATGCGGATGGGTTGCTCAGCGTTTCGGCGCAGGAACTGACCTCCGGTGTCGAGGCGAGCATCCAGGTCAAGCCGTCCTATGGGCTGAGCGATGGCGAAATCGCGCGCATGCTGGAGGAGTCGTTCAGCAAGGCTGGCGAAGACAAAGTGGCGCGCGCACTGCGCGAGCAGTTGGTCGAGGCGCAGCGTCTGCTGGAGGCAGTGGAGGCCGCATTGCTGGTCGATGGCGAGCGCCTGTTGCAGCCCGAGGAGCGGCTGGTAATCGACGCAGAAGTGAGCAGGATGCGCGAGTTGCTCGAAAGCACGGACGGCGTGGCTGTGGAGCGACAGATCAGAAAGCTTGGCCAGGTGACCGACGCCTTCGCTGCGCGACGTCTGGATTCAACCGTCAAGGCCGCGTTGGCTGGCCGACGCCTTAATGAAATCGAGGATTGA
- the fdx gene encoding ISC system 2Fe-2S type ferredoxin, with protein MPQITFLPNADHCPEGAVIEAKAGETILDAALRNGIDIEHACEKSCACTTCHIVVREGQASLEPSDELEDDMLDKAWGLEPDSRLSCQAVVADRDLVVEIPKYTINQVSEGH; from the coding sequence ATGCCGCAAATTACTTTCCTGCCCAATGCCGATCATTGCCCCGAAGGCGCGGTGATCGAGGCGAAAGCCGGCGAAACCATACTGGACGCCGCATTGCGCAATGGCATCGACATTGAGCATGCCTGTGAGAAATCCTGTGCCTGCACCACCTGCCATATCGTCGTGCGCGAGGGGCAGGCTTCGCTCGAGCCCTCCGACGAACTGGAAGACGACATGCTGGACAAGGCTTGGGGGCTGGAGCCTGATTCTCGGCTCTCCTGCCAGGCGGTGGTGGCTGACCGTGACCTGGTCGTGGAAATTCCGAAATACACGATCAACCAGGTTTCCGAAGGGCATTGA
- the pilW gene encoding type IV pilus biogenesis/stability protein PilW: MDVRLAFLLFLMMGVLGGCVSSGTADPLKSEAGRSQARDAYIQLGLGYLAQGETASAKAPLSSALELDPKSADAHAALALVFQREMETAMADKHFRAALAAGGDARILNNYGGFLFEQGRYQEAMERFSQASEDTLYVERARVFENLGITALRLGQPASAEGHFKRALRLDSRQPMALLELSQLSFDAGQYVPAKDYYDAFGQLSGQNARSLLLGIRLAEIHQQHEQVALLASQLQRLYPGTPEYKQYQSEQR; encoded by the coding sequence ATGGATGTGCGACTCGCGTTTCTGCTTTTCCTCATGATGGGCGTGCTGGGTGGCTGTGTGAGCTCTGGCACCGCCGATCCGCTGAAGAGCGAGGCCGGTCGTAGTCAGGCGCGGGATGCCTATATCCAGTTGGGGCTTGGCTATCTGGCCCAGGGCGAGACGGCAAGCGCCAAAGCTCCGCTCTCCAGTGCACTCGAACTCGATCCGAAGAGTGCCGATGCACATGCGGCGCTTGCGCTGGTTTTCCAGCGGGAGATGGAGACTGCCATGGCGGATAAGCACTTTCGGGCGGCGCTCGCCGCAGGTGGCGATGCGCGCATCCTCAATAACTATGGCGGTTTCCTGTTCGAGCAGGGGCGCTACCAGGAAGCCATGGAACGCTTCAGCCAAGCGTCCGAAGACACTTTGTATGTCGAGCGCGCCAGGGTTTTCGAGAACCTCGGGATAACCGCGCTGCGCCTTGGGCAGCCAGCCAGCGCCGAAGGTCATTTCAAGCGTGCATTGCGCCTGGACAGCCGGCAACCCATGGCTTTGCTCGAACTTTCGCAGTTATCTTTCGACGCCGGACAATACGTGCCCGCGAAAGACTATTATGATGCCTTCGGCCAACTGTCCGGGCAGAATGCTCGCAGCTTGCTACTGGGCATCCGCCTGGCGGAAATCCACCAGCAGCATGAGCAGGTCGCACTCCTGGCGTCGCAACTGCAGCGTCTATACCCAGGCACTCCTGAATACAAGCAGTACCAGTCGGAGCAACGATGA
- the iscX gene encoding Fe-S cluster assembly protein IscX, which yields MELKWADVLDIAIELAERKPDVDPRYLNFVELHRWVVELPGFADDPQRGGEKVLEAIQAAWIEEME from the coding sequence ATGGAACTGAAATGGGCTGATGTGCTGGATATCGCCATCGAGCTGGCCGAACGCAAGCCGGACGTCGATCCGCGTTATCTGAATTTCGTCGAACTGCACCGCTGGGTGGTGGAGCTGCCGGGGTTTGCCGACGATCCGCAGCGTGGTGGTGAGAAAGTCCTGGAAGCCATTCAGGCAGCCTGGATCGAAGAAATGGAGTAG